The Deltaproteobacteria bacterium genome has a segment encoding these proteins:
- a CDS encoding helix-turn-helix transcriptional regulator, with amino-acid sequence MVHHRSMRWETLAKRIGRNIQKIRTEKGFTQEQAAERSHDLSLRHWQYLEAGKKNLTVNTLIALSKALDVDIKALLS; translated from the coding sequence ATGGTTCACCATCGTTCCATGCGATGGGAAACATTGGCAAAAAGAATCGGCAGAAATATCCAAAAAATAAGAACCGAAAAAGGATTTACCCAAGAACAGGCGGCGGAACGATCCCACGACTTATCGCTCCGTCATTGGCAATACCTTGAGGCTGGAAAAAAGAACCTGACCGTTAATACCCTTATTGCCCTGTCCAAAGCTCTCGATGTGGATATTAAAGCTCTCCTGTCTTGA
- a CDS encoding Bro-N domain-containing protein produces MIKDDQMPVHENKLAVFKGKNIRRNLHNDEWHFSVIDVMAALTDSENPRRYWSDLKRKLLEEEGFSELYEKIVQLKMEAPDGKMRETDAASAETLFRIIQSIPSPKAEPFKRWLAKVGYERVQEIENPELATKRTRMLYKLKGYPDDWIEKRMRGIAIREELTDEWQKRGAQEQKDYEILTAEVSKATFGVTPSEYKNLKGLKRENLRDHMDDFELIFTMLGERSTTEIHKNEDSKGMPKLKNDAKAGGEIAGGARRELEKRLGRSVVSKSNFLPNKKTQEALKGK; encoded by the coding sequence ATGATTAAGGATGATCAAATGCCCGTACACGAAAACAAACTGGCTGTCTTCAAAGGAAAGAACATCCGTCGAAACCTCCATAACGACGAATGGCACTTTTCGGTCATTGATGTGATGGCCGCCTTAACCGACAGCGAAAATCCACGCCGCTATTGGTCCGATCTTAAGCGTAAGCTATTGGAAGAAGAAGGTTTTTCTGAACTGTACGAGAAAATCGTACAGTTGAAGATGGAAGCACCGGACGGCAAGATGCGGGAAACAGACGCGGCAAGCGCTGAAACCCTCTTTCGCATCATCCAATCCATCCCCTCACCCAAGGCCGAACCCTTCAAACGCTGGCTCGCCAAGGTTGGTTACGAACGCGTGCAAGAAATTGAGAATCCTGAACTCGCCACGAAGCGCACCCGAATGCTCTACAAACTCAAGGGTTATCCCGATGACTGGATTGAAAAACGGATGCGCGGAATCGCCATTCGTGAAGAACTGACGGATGAATGGCAAAAACGCGGGGCGCAGGAACAAAAAGACTACGAAATTCTGACAGCAGAAGTTTCAAAGGCCACCTTTGGTGTCACTCCCTCTGAGTATAAAAACCTCAAAGGCCTTAAACGAGAGAACCTGCGTGACCACATGGACGATTTTGAACTCATTTTTACAATGTTGGGCGAACGTTCTACGACGGAAATTCACAAAAATGAAGACTCAAAAGGAATGCCCAAGCTCAAAAACGATGCTAAAGCAGGTGGTGAGATTGCGGGTGGCGCTCGCCGAGAATTAGAAAAGCGACTTGGGCGATCAGTTGTGTCCAAATCAAATTTTTTACCGAACAAGAAAACTCAAGAAGCTTTGAAGGGGAAATAA